One window of Solwaraspora sp. WMMA2056 genomic DNA carries:
- a CDS encoding MMPL family transporter: MLLLLALVGGLAARGSALTDEFTIPSSESQAALNVLQEEFPSAGGTSLQILLEAPDGGTVSDPAYTAAVQRSLTAVSKIDHVRAVAPPQAPGTVSADGRSGLAIVQFDVLKGELPDSTGDDVRAAMAPAEQAGLTVLLGGNALSGGPSSASHAAEVIGLLLAVVVLAVTLGSVVAAGLPLLTALVGVAAGLVGIWVASTLTTISTTAPTLALMLGLAVGIDYALLLVVRHRAELAAGADVAQAVARATATAGSSVVFAGSTVIIALLGLAVAQVPFLTVMGVSSAATVLLAVLVAITLLPALLSVAGRRLAPRPGGRDSRRATAVAEGRAVPGAERWVRGVLRRPVVILAAGVGALLVLAVPVTGMRLALPDNGSLPNSDQARQVYDTVSDEFGPGLNGPVLVLADLSRSSQPDTAATAVAEGLSDIPGVASVAPPRISADARYALIQVIPATGPADPATADVVQTIRHEAADITATTGATIQVSGTTALGVDVSARLLTAILPFALVVVGLSMVLLTMVFRSLLVPLIAAVGYLLTLGATLGVTVVLFQWGWLGGILSDGATGSLVSFMPIIVMAVLFGLAMDYQVFLVSRIHEAVIHGREPREAVREGARHAGRVVAAAALIMIGVFASFVVSGTATVRPIAFALALGVLLDAFLVRMTLVPAALGLLGTHAWTLPHRLDRLLPAMDVEGVALDRPADGDAAGSVEGHTRTEDDITRAPSPPSGSDPDPDGTPSPGKGSDRGAPTSRKPSSSRGGTAGSTGRTKALITDLSINSIREVRMPTRPLAAMSVTVIAALVGCLAVPSGAQATASTTTSGIDAYLYGYAPVVAARTRANQLCAIGNVNTLASSPELTTPASRDVVAPNVDTLYSIAWLDLRRGPVVLTVPAIDDRYYNFQFLDMYTNVFTNIGTSTVDPAGGRYAIVPPGWSGELPTGVTSVSAPTWDVWLLGRTLVKNPDDVSAAWAVMAGYQLAVLETPATGTPPPLPTPDCANLPRPQTPYDAGAAFFDELAAVLAADPPPAADAPALAGLAALSVEPGGNPSQGDPQAVATLEAAVTDGQAYLAAGHAEAAFPTAGRTWRSSLSAGTYGTDYLLRAGIAAGGLGANVPAESTYYFSQSDLLGQPLSGEHSYRLHFRPGALPPTSADGFWSVTMYDENYFLVPNELNRYALSDRSALTVNQDGSLDLFLSTTPPPGGTANWLPAPTGTFHVYMRVYLPTDDVLTGEWQPPRITRWFC; the protein is encoded by the coding sequence GTGCTGCTGCTCCTGGCCCTCGTGGGAGGCCTCGCGGCGCGCGGGAGCGCCCTGACCGACGAGTTCACCATCCCCAGTTCGGAATCCCAGGCGGCCCTGAACGTGCTGCAGGAGGAGTTCCCCAGTGCAGGCGGGACCTCGCTGCAGATCCTGCTGGAGGCACCCGACGGCGGGACAGTGAGCGACCCGGCCTACACCGCCGCCGTCCAGCGGTCGCTGACGGCGGTGTCCAAAATCGACCACGTGCGGGCCGTCGCGCCACCGCAGGCCCCGGGCACGGTCAGCGCCGACGGTCGATCCGGGCTGGCCATCGTGCAGTTCGACGTACTCAAGGGCGAACTGCCCGACTCGACAGGCGACGACGTCCGGGCTGCGATGGCCCCGGCCGAGCAGGCCGGGCTGACCGTGCTCCTCGGCGGCAACGCCCTCTCCGGCGGGCCGAGTTCCGCCTCGCACGCGGCGGAGGTGATCGGCCTCCTGCTGGCGGTCGTCGTCCTCGCGGTCACCCTCGGGTCGGTGGTCGCCGCCGGGCTGCCCCTGCTCACCGCGCTCGTCGGCGTCGCCGCCGGGCTGGTCGGTATCTGGGTGGCCTCGACCCTGACCACGATCTCCACGACCGCCCCGACGCTCGCGCTCATGCTCGGGCTCGCGGTCGGTATCGACTACGCCCTGCTGCTGGTCGTCCGCCACCGCGCCGAACTGGCCGCAGGGGCGGACGTCGCGCAGGCCGTCGCCCGGGCCACCGCCACTGCGGGGTCGTCGGTGGTGTTCGCCGGGTCGACCGTGATCATCGCCCTCCTTGGCCTGGCCGTGGCGCAGGTGCCGTTCCTCACCGTGATGGGGGTGTCCTCGGCGGCGACCGTGCTCCTCGCGGTGCTGGTGGCGATCACGTTGCTGCCGGCCCTACTGTCGGTGGCCGGGCGGCGGCTGGCGCCGCGCCCGGGCGGGCGGGACAGCCGGCGGGCCACGGCCGTCGCCGAGGGCCGCGCGGTCCCCGGCGCCGAGCGCTGGGTGCGGGGCGTGCTGCGCCGGCCCGTCGTCATCCTCGCCGCCGGGGTCGGCGCGCTACTCGTCCTGGCGGTGCCGGTGACGGGCATGCGACTGGCGCTGCCCGACAACGGGAGCCTGCCGAACAGCGACCAGGCGCGCCAGGTCTACGACACGGTCTCCGACGAGTTCGGACCCGGGCTCAACGGTCCGGTCCTCGTGCTCGCCGACCTCTCCAGGTCCAGCCAGCCGGACACGGCCGCCACGGCCGTCGCCGAAGGTCTCAGCGACATTCCCGGGGTAGCGTCGGTAGCGCCGCCGCGGATTTCCGCCGACGCCCGGTACGCGCTGATCCAGGTGATCCCCGCGACCGGACCCGCCGACCCGGCGACCGCCGACGTGGTGCAGACGATCCGGCACGAGGCCGCGGACATCACCGCCACGACCGGCGCAACCATCCAGGTCAGCGGGACGACCGCGCTCGGCGTCGACGTCTCCGCCCGGCTGCTTACCGCGATCCTGCCGTTCGCCCTGGTCGTCGTCGGCCTGTCGATGGTGCTGTTGACGATGGTCTTCCGCTCCCTGCTGGTGCCCCTCATCGCCGCGGTCGGCTACCTACTCACCCTCGGCGCGACCCTCGGCGTCACCGTGGTGCTGTTCCAGTGGGGCTGGCTCGGCGGCATCCTCAGCGACGGCGCCACCGGCTCCCTGGTGAGCTTCATGCCGATCATCGTGATGGCTGTGCTGTTCGGTCTGGCAATGGACTACCAGGTCTTCCTCGTCTCCCGGATCCACGAGGCGGTCATCCACGGCCGCGAGCCGAGGGAGGCGGTACGCGAGGGAGCACGGCACGCCGGCAGGGTCGTCGCGGCCGCCGCACTGATCATGATCGGGGTCTTCGCCAGCTTCGTGGTCAGCGGGACGGCAACGGTCCGCCCGATCGCCTTCGCGCTGGCCCTCGGCGTGCTCCTGGACGCCTTCCTCGTCCGGATGACGCTGGTCCCCGCCGCACTCGGGCTGCTCGGCACACACGCCTGGACACTGCCGCACCGCCTCGACCGTCTGCTGCCCGCCATGGACGTGGAAGGTGTCGCACTGGACCGCCCGGCCGACGGGGACGCCGCCGGCTCCGTCGAGGGACACACCCGCACCGAGGACGACATCACCCGCGCACCATCGCCGCCGTCGGGATCCGATCCCGATCCCGACGGCACTCCATCACCTGGCAAAGGCAGTGACAGGGGTGCCCCAACCAGCAGGAAGCCGTCCTCCTCAAGAGGAGGCACCGCCGGTAGCACGGGCCGCACGAAAGCGCTTATCACCGATCTCTCAATCAATTCGATCAGGGAGGTTCGCATGCCCACCCGCCCTCTGGCAGCCATGTCGGTAACCGTGATCGCAGCGCTCGTCGGGTGCCTCGCGGTGCCGTCAGGCGCCCAAGCCACCGCGTCGACAACGACGTCCGGCATCGACGCCTACCTATACGGTTACGCTCCGGTCGTTGCCGCCCGCACCCGGGCCAACCAACTGTGCGCCATCGGGAACGTCAACACGCTGGCGAGCTCGCCTGAGCTCACCACTCCCGCCAGCCGTGACGTGGTGGCACCCAACGTCGACACCCTCTACTCCATCGCATGGCTCGACCTGCGTCGTGGGCCGGTCGTGCTGACGGTACCGGCGATCGACGACCGGTACTACAACTTCCAGTTCCTCGACATGTACACCAACGTGTTCACCAACATCGGCACCAGCACCGTGGACCCTGCGGGCGGCAGGTACGCAATCGTTCCGCCCGGATGGTCCGGTGAGCTTCCGACCGGCGTCACGTCGGTGTCCGCGCCGACCTGGGACGTATGGCTGCTGGGTCGCACACTCGTGAAGAACCCCGACGACGTGTCCGCCGCCTGGGCTGTCATGGCCGGGTACCAGCTCGCCGTCCTCGAAACGCCCGCCACCGGCACGCCGCCGCCGCTGCCTACGCCCGACTGTGCGAACCTGCCACGGCCACAGACCCCCTACGACGCCGGCGCCGCCTTCTTCGACGAACTGGCCGCCGTGCTCGCGGCCGACCCGCCACCGGCCGCCGACGCGCCGGCACTCGCCGGTCTCGCCGCGCTCAGCGTCGAGCCGGGCGGGAACCCGAGCCAAGGGGATCCGCAGGCCGTCGCCACCCTGGAGGCGGCGGTGACCGACGGGCAGGCGTACCTCGCCGCCGGCCACGCGGAAGCCGCGTTCCCCACCGCCGGGCGGACGTGGCGGTCGAGCCTCAGCGCCGGCACCTACGGCACCGACTACCTGCTCCGAGCCGGCATCGCCGCCGGCGGCCTGGGCGCCAACGTGCCCGCCGAGTCGACGTACTATTTCTCCCAGTCCGATCTGCTCGGCCAGCCACTCAGCGGTGAACACTCCTACCGACTGCACTTCCGGCCGGGCGCTCTCCCACCGACGAGCGCGGACGGATTCTGGTCGGTGACAATGTACGACGAGAACTACTTCCTCGTTCCCAACGAGCTCAACCGGTACGCCCTCAGCGATCGTTCCGCTCTCACGGTGAACCAGGACGGATCACTCGACCTGTTCCTGTCCACCACTCCACCACCCGGCGGGACGGCGAACTGGCTGCCCGCCCCGACCGGCACCTTCCACGTCTACATGCGGGTCTACCTACCCACCGACGACGTGCTGACCGGCGAGTGGCAGCCGCCGCGCATCACCCGGTGGTTCTGCTGA
- a CDS encoding aldo/keto reductase has protein sequence MHTRYIGEVGVGAIGLGGMPMSIEGRPDEQRSIATIHAALDAGVTLIDTADAYHLYANDVGHNESLIARAVATYGGDTSDVLIATKGGHLRPGDGSWTQNGSPEYVKSACDASLKRLGVEAIGLYQFHRPDPNVPYADSVGAIRDLLDAGKIRLAGISNADPEQIRLANDILGGRLVSVQNQFSPAFRSSEPELELCAELGIAFLPWSPLGGISSAADLGSRFAAFAQVAKEYGVSPQQVCLAWMLAKSPVVIPIPGSSRPETIRDSVAAADLTLSAEHLASLDQAA, from the coding sequence ATGCACACCCGCTACATCGGTGAGGTCGGCGTCGGCGCGATCGGGCTCGGCGGTATGCCGATGTCGATCGAGGGACGTCCCGACGAGCAGCGGTCGATCGCCACGATCCACGCCGCGCTGGACGCCGGTGTCACCCTGATCGACACCGCCGACGCCTACCATCTGTACGCCAACGACGTCGGCCACAACGAGTCGCTGATCGCCCGCGCCGTGGCGACCTACGGTGGCGACACCTCCGACGTGCTGATCGCCACGAAGGGCGGTCACCTGCGACCCGGCGACGGCTCCTGGACGCAGAACGGCTCGCCGGAGTACGTGAAGAGCGCCTGCGACGCGTCGCTGAAGCGGCTCGGCGTCGAGGCGATCGGCCTCTACCAGTTCCACCGGCCCGACCCCAACGTGCCGTACGCGGACTCGGTCGGCGCGATCCGCGACCTGCTCGACGCCGGCAAGATCCGCCTCGCCGGCATCTCCAACGCCGACCCGGAGCAGATCCGGCTCGCCAACGACATCCTCGGTGGCCGGCTGGTCAGCGTACAGAATCAGTTTTCCCCGGCCTTCCGCTCCAGCGAACCGGAGCTGGAGCTGTGCGCCGAACTCGGCATCGCGTTCCTGCCGTGGAGTCCGCTTGGCGGTATCTCCAGCGCCGCCGACCTCGGGTCGCGGTTCGCGGCGTTCGCGCAGGTCGCGAAGGAGTACGGGGTCAGCCCGCAGCAGGTCTGCCTGGCCTGGATGCTGGCGAAGTCGCCGGTGGTGATCCCGATCCCCGGGTCGTCGCGCCCGGAGACGATCCGTGACTCCGTCGCGGCGGCCGACCTCACGCTGTCGGCCGAACACCTGGCCAGCCTCGACCAGGCCGCCTGA
- a CDS encoding GNAT family N-acetyltransferase, which yields MTSQTQTIRAFNRLVTERIGVLEDRYLARDRPLSLDRLLWEIGEAGIEVRELRSRLGLDSGYTSRQLRALEQEGLVAVSASEHDSRVRRATLTPAGLAELTVLDRLSDELVETILAPLTERQRDELVAAATTVRRMFTASAVTIAAVDPASDAARWAVDAYHRTLDERFDGGFRPERSIPAVDDTLRPPSGQFLLATLQDRPVGCVAVTKVDETAAAIRRLWVSPELRGLGVGRRLLDAAEQAATSLGASAVRLETNRSLTEAIGLYRAAGYDEVAPFNDEPYAHHWFVKPLPGGGTGAPPGGVGFIGLGIMGLPMARRLAHSGVRLTVWSRTPKADEELDSAGTRTAVDVTEVFARSDTVFVMLRDADAVDQVLRDVPGGLARLVAGRTIVNMGTLSPEYSKALADEVESAGGHYVEAPVSGSRVPAQDGNLVAMVAGRPDTVRRVAPLLDPMCAQITICGPVPSGITMKLAVNVFLIALVTGLAEAFHFADRHGLDPRLLREILDAGQMSSPISRVKTAKLVAGDLTAQAAISDVQMNSALIVDAAVSAGAAVPLSDLCRALYADAVRRGDGALDMVGVIRTIAVGR from the coding sequence ATGACGTCTCAGACCCAGACCATCCGTGCGTTCAACCGCCTCGTCACCGAGAGAATCGGCGTGCTGGAGGACCGCTACCTCGCCCGCGACCGGCCACTGAGCCTCGACCGTCTGCTGTGGGAGATCGGCGAGGCTGGCATCGAAGTCCGCGAGCTGCGCAGCCGTCTCGGGCTCGACTCCGGTTACACGAGCCGGCAGCTCCGCGCCCTGGAGCAGGAAGGTCTGGTCGCCGTGTCCGCGTCGGAACACGACAGCCGGGTCCGTCGAGCAACGCTCACGCCTGCGGGGTTGGCAGAGCTGACGGTGCTGGACCGGCTCTCCGACGAACTCGTCGAGACGATTCTGGCTCCACTGACCGAACGTCAGCGAGATGAGCTCGTCGCGGCGGCGACGACCGTGCGACGCATGTTCACCGCGTCAGCGGTCACGATCGCTGCGGTCGACCCTGCCAGCGACGCGGCGCGGTGGGCGGTCGACGCGTACCACCGTACGCTCGACGAACGTTTCGACGGCGGGTTCCGGCCGGAGCGCAGCATTCCCGCCGTCGACGACACACTGCGTCCCCCGTCCGGACAGTTCCTGCTGGCGACGTTGCAGGACCGCCCCGTCGGATGCGTCGCCGTCACGAAGGTCGACGAGACGGCGGCAGCGATCCGACGACTCTGGGTGTCGCCCGAGCTGCGCGGGCTGGGAGTCGGCCGGCGCCTGCTCGACGCGGCCGAGCAGGCGGCCACGTCCCTCGGGGCGAGCGCCGTCCGGCTGGAGACCAACAGGTCCCTCACCGAGGCGATCGGCCTGTACCGGGCAGCCGGGTACGACGAGGTCGCCCCGTTCAACGACGAGCCGTACGCACACCACTGGTTCGTCAAACCGCTGCCCGGCGGCGGCACCGGTGCCCCACCTGGCGGAGTCGGCTTCATCGGGCTGGGCATCATGGGCCTGCCGATGGCCCGGCGGCTCGCGCACAGCGGCGTCCGGCTGACCGTGTGGAGCCGCACCCCGAAGGCCGACGAGGAACTCGACTCGGCCGGCACCCGCACCGCCGTCGACGTCACGGAGGTGTTCGCCCGCAGTGACACGGTGTTCGTCATGCTGCGCGACGCCGACGCGGTCGACCAGGTCCTCCGCGACGTCCCTGGAGGGCTCGCCCGTCTCGTCGCCGGACGCACGATCGTCAACATGGGAACCCTCTCCCCGGAGTACTCGAAGGCGCTGGCCGACGAGGTCGAGAGCGCCGGCGGACACTACGTCGAAGCGCCGGTCTCCGGCTCCCGGGTGCCGGCGCAGGACGGCAACCTCGTCGCGATGGTGGCGGGCCGTCCCGACACCGTCCGACGCGTCGCCCCGCTGCTCGATCCGATGTGCGCGCAGATCACCATCTGCGGACCCGTGCCATCCGGTATCACGATGAAGCTTGCCGTCAACGTGTTCCTGATCGCCCTCGTGACCGGCCTCGCCGAGGCGTTCCACTTCGCGGACAGGCACGGTCTCGATCCACGCCTGCTGCGTGAGATCCTCGACGCCGGGCAGATGTCCTCCCCGATCTCCCGGGTCAAGACCGCGAAGCTGGTCGCGGGCGACCTCACCGCGCAGGCAGCGATCTCCGACGTACAGATGAACTCCGCGCTCATCGTCGACGCGGCTGTCTCCGCAGGTGCCGCCGTCCCGCTCAGCGACCTGTGCCGTGCTCTCTACGCCGACGCCGTGCGGCGCGGCGACGGGGCGCTCGACATGGTCGGCGTCATCCGTACCATCGCGGTCGGGCGGTAA